In a genomic window of Thalassotalea piscium:
- a CDS encoding MAPEG family protein produces the protein MLYPMAAMVLLLVLVGLVAVKARFGSVKRGEVSAKYFRLMEGKSVPDVITKSTRSFNNQFELPVLFYVVCTLYISLGINSDIGVAFAWAFVVSRYIHAYIHLSYNYVIHRMLSFWAGFICVLVLWINLLIQQS, from the coding sequence ATGTTATATCCAATGGCAGCTATGGTGCTGCTGCTTGTACTTGTTGGTTTAGTTGCGGTGAAAGCACGTTTTGGTAGTGTAAAGAGAGGTGAGGTTAGTGCAAAGTACTTCCGGTTAATGGAAGGAAAAAGTGTGCCAGATGTTATTACTAAATCTACCCGCAGCTTTAATAATCAGTTCGAACTGCCTGTATTGTTTTACGTGGTATGCACGCTTTATATCAGCTTAGGTATTAATAGTGACATTGGTGTTGCCTTTGCGTGGGCCTTTGTTGTTTCTCGTTATATTCATGCTTACATTCACTTAAGTTACAATTATGTTATTCATAGAATGTTATCTTTTTGGGCTGGCTTTATCTGTGTGTTAGTTTTATGGATAAATTTACTCATTCAGCAAAGCTAA
- a CDS encoding FAD-dependent oxidoreductase: MTTPFPHLLAPLDLGFTTLQNRTLMGSMHTGLEEEKNGFAKLAAFYEARAKGGVGLIVTGGISPNMRGRLAPLGSELSHFWQVNKHKQVTEAVHKYPTKICLQLLHAGRYSYHPFSVSSSKKKSPINPFTPKAMSVRQIKSTIKDFAYSSHLAAKAGYDGVEIMGSEGYLINQFSCVRVNNRDDEWGGSIENRMRLGTEIVKAVRQKVGDKFIIIFRLSMLDLVEGGNSWEDVVTMAKAIEAAGATIINTGIGWHEARVPTISTAVPRAAFTWITEKMKQEVSIPLVTTNRINTPEVAEEVLANGHADMVSMARPFLADADFVNKAADDKSNEINTCIACNQACLDHVFKQKRASCLVNPQACYETELVIGSADKVKNLAVIGAGPAGLAFSLYAAQKGHKVTVFDRSHEIGGQFNIAKQVPGKEEFYETLRYFAVQLKKHHVTIELNTEVDADKLVEMGFDEVVLATGIIPRKLTIPGSDHPKVKSYLQVLRDKEPVGDKVAIIGAGGIGFDVGCYLVEESQANKPDEWLASWGVDKSYQHKGALTTPVHVPSRKEIYLLQRKTSKVGGGLGKTTGWIHRATLQKHNVKMVPGVTYKSIDDQGLHIEVDGKSEVLAVDNIIVCAGQEPNRQLQQALIDAGKAVHLIGGANIAAELDAKRAIREAAELAMII; encoded by the coding sequence ATGACAACACCATTTCCGCATTTATTAGCACCACTTGATTTAGGTTTTACTACATTACAAAACCGTACCTTAATGGGCTCAATGCATACTGGGCTTGAAGAAGAGAAAAACGGCTTTGCTAAACTTGCTGCTTTTTATGAAGCAAGAGCAAAGGGTGGGGTTGGTTTAATAGTTACCGGTGGTATTAGCCCGAATATGCGCGGAAGGCTTGCTCCTTTGGGTAGTGAATTAAGCCATTTCTGGCAAGTTAATAAACATAAGCAAGTGACCGAGGCTGTCCACAAGTATCCTACTAAAATATGTTTACAGCTTTTGCATGCAGGCCGTTATTCTTATCACCCATTTAGTGTTTCTTCTAGTAAGAAAAAGTCACCGATAAATCCGTTTACACCTAAAGCTATGTCGGTTCGTCAAATAAAATCGACGATTAAAGACTTTGCCTATTCTTCTCATTTAGCGGCTAAAGCAGGCTATGATGGGGTTGAAATTATGGGTTCTGAAGGGTACTTAATTAATCAATTTAGCTGTGTTCGCGTTAATAATAGAGACGACGAATGGGGTGGAAGCATTGAAAATAGAATGCGTCTAGGTACTGAAATTGTTAAGGCTGTTCGTCAAAAAGTAGGCGATAAGTTTATTATTATCTTCCGCTTATCAATGTTAGATTTGGTTGAAGGCGGAAATAGTTGGGAAGATGTGGTGACCATGGCAAAAGCCATAGAAGCAGCGGGTGCTACCATAATTAATACCGGGATCGGATGGCACGAAGCAAGAGTACCCACTATCTCTACAGCTGTGCCAAGAGCAGCATTTACTTGGATCACTGAAAAAATGAAACAAGAAGTTTCTATTCCACTTGTGACCACTAACCGAATTAACACCCCCGAAGTTGCTGAAGAAGTATTAGCGAATGGGCATGCCGATATGGTGTCTATGGCGCGTCCGTTTTTAGCGGATGCCGATTTTGTGAATAAAGCTGCAGATGATAAGAGCAATGAAATCAATACTTGTATAGCTTGTAACCAAGCTTGTTTAGACCATGTGTTTAAACAAAAACGCGCCTCATGCTTGGTAAATCCACAAGCTTGCTATGAAACAGAATTAGTTATTGGTAGTGCTGATAAAGTTAAGAACTTGGCGGTTATTGGTGCTGGACCAGCGGGGTTAGCATTTAGCTTATATGCTGCACAAAAAGGCCATAAAGTAACAGTTTTTGATCGTAGCCATGAAATTGGTGGGCAATTCAATATTGCTAAGCAAGTACCAGGTAAAGAGGAGTTTTACGAAACATTACGTTATTTTGCTGTGCAATTGAAAAAACATCATGTAACTATTGAGCTAAATACGGAAGTAGATGCCGATAAATTAGTAGAAATGGGCTTTGACGAAGTGGTTTTAGCTACAGGTATTATTCCACGTAAATTAACTATTCCTGGATCTGATCACCCTAAAGTTAAAAGCTATTTACAGGTATTACGTGATAAAGAGCCCGTAGGCGACAAAGTGGCGATAATAGGTGCTGGCGGTATTGGTTTTGACGTTGGCTGCTATTTGGTGGAAGAGTCACAGGCAAATAAGCCAGATGAATGGCTAGCGAGTTGGGGGGTTGATAAAAGTTATCAGCACAAAGGCGCATTAACAACGCCAGTTCATGTACCGTCTCGAAAAGAAATTTACTTATTACAACGTAAAACGTCAAAAGTAGGCGGCGGTTTAGGCAAGACTACGGGTTGGATCCATCGGGCAACATTGCAAAAGCATAACGTAAAAATGGTGCCTGGGGTCACATACAAATCAATAGATGATCAAGGTTTACATATAGAAGTTGATGGTAAATCTGAAGTGCTAGCTGTTGACAATATAATAGTATGTGCAGGGCAAGAGCCCAATCGCCAGCTTCAACAAGCCTTGATTGATGCAGGTAAAGCAGTACATTTAATTGGTGGTGCTAATATTGCTGCTGAGCTTGATGCTAAACGTGCTATTAGAGAAGCTGCTGAGTTAGCAATGATAATATAG